The genomic DNA CGGACGGATCAATGCCTTGGCTTTTACGACTCTACTCAGTACCATCGCTGTGTTTGCCTTTTGGCTTCCGTCTATGTTCAAAGAGTCGACTATTGCAGGATCTAGTGCGGACGGACTGTTCATTACGTTCACGGTACTGTACGGTGCATTTGCAAGTGCATATATATCGTTGTTTCCAGCCTCCTTGATTGAGCTGTTTGGCGCGCAGAATTACACCAGCGTTAATGGTTCGTTGTATCTCATCCGTGGCATCGGTGCTTTGATTGGGACACCGTTGACCGGACTGTTGATCCCAGAGTCAAAGGCGCTGGTTTCGTCTATCATCTACGAGCGAGCAGGGATAACGGTCGGAGTATTGTTGTTCGCAGCTACGGTGGCGTGTTTTATCGTACGGATTGAAGCAATGATGGGATCACCCTGGCGATGGAAGATGTAGTTCGATACTTAGCACTAATTGTTCAATACAGCCACATCTGGAATAATACAATAAATCAAAGGATGCACAGTCTCTCCAATAACAGAACTAGAAGCAgaagccattcaaatcctCAATCCTCCGCTTATCAACGGCATGATGTCTATTCTCCTCCCAGACCCGGCCACCTTCACCAAACTGATTCGACAAGTGTCCCAAGAAGAAGTTCAAGTTCTCCTTGCACTGGTTGAACTCGTTCTGGAAATACTCATAGAGCTCTTGCACCTTAGGCTTGGACGGCGCATACGTCACCTTATTAGCAAATAAAGAGAGGTACTTCTTGGTGTGCGCTAGGTCAGCTTGCGCATCGAGCTCCCAGCCCGGCTCAAGGTGTCCCGGGATGACCTTGACCGGGTTGAGAGATGAAATGACATCCAGTGATTTATTCCACGCTTCAAGCAGAGCTGGCGTCTCAACTTCTTCGACCCTGGACACAGTTAGCCATCCATAATCCATCTGGCATTGGCAATGGCAACATACCAAACATGCGTACTCCTCCCATAAACCGTATCCCCACAAATAACCGTCCTCTCCGCAGGCAACCAAAAAATGGTATGATCAACCGAATCCCCCTGCAACGGTCCCAGCAACATAACCGGACTCTCTGGATTTCCCTGTAAGACAAAGAAAGTAAAATGAAACGCCTCCGGTTTTCGTGG from Aspergillus chevalieri M1 DNA, chromosome 1, nearly complete sequence includes the following:
- a CDS encoding MBL fold metallo-hydrolase (COG:S;~EggNog:ENOG410Q110;~InterPro:IPR001279,IPR036866;~PFAM:PF00753) — protein: MQLHPCNENNPAETVNMRLQTYHHSSSTRGLSSITTLIVGVTESVLIDPPFLIQDAESVVRWVKATTTTPLKAVFVTHHHPDHFFSANPILDAFSSAKFYAAPFVLAGINREYDDKVKYWPSIFGKESVPETPRKPEAFHFTFFVLQGNPESPVMLLGPLQGDSVDHTIFWLPAERTVICGDTVYGRSTHVWVEEVETPALLEAWNKSLDVISSLNPVKVIPGHLEPGWELDAQADLAHTKKYLSLFANKVTYAPSKPKVQELYEYFQNEFNQCKENLNFFLGHLSNQFGEGGRVWEENRHHAVDKRRIEDLNGFCF